A DNA window from Rhodococcus sp. Z13 contains the following coding sequences:
- a CDS encoding type VII secretion target, producing the protein MTTPHDTVRFDGPAVLAIAARLSASADDVDREVRRAFGAMTSGEPALGPEHRESGAGFADGLRRVRAACAGWAAALQTHADALRAAADLYTDHELRTVTALADTERPRSPWS; encoded by the coding sequence GTGACCACACCCCACGACACGGTCCGATTCGACGGTCCCGCGGTCCTCGCGATCGCGGCACGGCTGTCGGCGTCCGCGGACGACGTGGACCGCGAGGTACGCAGGGCGTTCGGGGCGATGACGAGCGGTGAACCCGCTCTCGGCCCGGAGCACCGGGAGAGCGGCGCCGGGTTCGCGGACGGACTCCGCCGCGTGCGTGCGGCCTGCGCGGGATGGGCCGCGGCGCTGCAGACCCACGCCGACGCCTTGCGGGCTGCCGCGGACCTCTACACCGACCACGAACTGCGGACCGTGACGGCACTGGCCGACACCGAACGGCCGCGGTCCCCGTGGTCGTGA
- the glmM gene encoding phosphoglucosamine mutase, with the protein MGRLFGTDGVRGLANAELTVELAVRLAGAAAAVLAPRDAERRPVAVVGRDPRASGEMLEAAVTAGLTSAGVDVLSVGVLPTPAVAYLTADYGADIGVMISASHNPMPDNGIKIFAAGGHKLDDAVEDRIEAALHGDDADAPARPVGAGIGRVRTAPDALDRYLAHLAGAVQQPLTGVTVVVDCAHGAASQAGPAAYAAAGARVIAINAEPDGLNINDDCGSTHLAALQQAVREHGADLGLAHDGDADRCLAVDASGAVVDGDAIMAVLALGMHEAGELPQNTLVATVMSNLGLHIAMRNAGIEVRTVGVGDRYVLEELRRGGFGLGGEQSGHIVLPSHGTTGDGVLTGLRLMERVAATGLPLSKLAAVMTSLPQVLVNVPVGDKAAVAADPAVAEAVAAAERELGDTGRVLLRPSGTEQLVRVMVEAADDEQARAVAERLAGLVAAV; encoded by the coding sequence ATGGGTCGGTTGTTCGGCACCGACGGAGTCCGGGGCTTGGCCAACGCCGAGCTCACAGTGGAGTTGGCCGTACGGCTCGCGGGAGCCGCGGCAGCGGTCCTGGCACCGCGGGACGCCGAGCGACGACCCGTCGCCGTCGTGGGACGCGACCCGCGCGCGAGCGGTGAGATGCTCGAGGCGGCCGTCACGGCCGGACTCACCTCGGCGGGTGTCGACGTGTTGTCGGTGGGGGTCCTGCCCACCCCGGCCGTCGCGTATCTCACCGCCGACTACGGCGCCGACATCGGTGTGATGATCTCCGCGTCGCACAACCCCATGCCCGACAACGGCATCAAGATCTTCGCCGCGGGCGGTCACAAGCTCGACGACGCCGTGGAGGACCGCATCGAGGCGGCACTGCACGGTGACGACGCGGATGCCCCGGCACGACCCGTCGGCGCCGGCATCGGACGTGTCCGCACCGCCCCCGACGCCCTCGACCGCTACCTCGCGCACCTGGCGGGCGCGGTGCAGCAGCCCCTCACCGGGGTGACCGTCGTGGTGGACTGCGCCCACGGCGCGGCCTCCCAGGCGGGACCGGCCGCCTACGCCGCCGCCGGCGCGCGGGTGATCGCTATCAACGCCGAACCCGACGGCCTGAACATCAACGACGACTGCGGTTCCACGCACCTCGCCGCCCTGCAGCAGGCGGTGCGCGAGCACGGCGCCGACCTCGGTCTCGCCCACGACGGCGACGCCGACCGGTGCCTCGCGGTGGACGCGTCCGGCGCCGTCGTCGACGGGGACGCCATCATGGCCGTCCTCGCGCTCGGCATGCACGAGGCCGGTGAGCTCCCGCAGAACACGCTGGTCGCCACCGTGATGAGCAATCTCGGTCTCCACATCGCCATGCGCAACGCGGGGATCGAGGTCCGCACCGTGGGCGTCGGCGACCGGTACGTGCTCGAGGAACTCCGTCGCGGAGGCTTCGGTCTCGGCGGTGAGCAGTCCGGGCACATCGTCCTGCCCTCCCACGGCACCACCGGCGACGGCGTGCTCACGGGCCTGCGCCTGATGGAGCGGGTCGCCGCGACCGGTCTGCCCCTCTCCAAGCTCGCCGCGGTGATGACCTCCCTGCCCCAGGTCCTCGTGAACGTCCCGGTCGGCGACAAGGCGGCCGTGGCCGCAGATCCCGCCGTCGCCGAGGCCGTCGCGGCCGCCGAGCGGGAACTCGGGGACACCGGACGGGTGCTGCTGCGCCCCTCGGGCACCGAGCAGCTCGTGCGGGTCATGGTCGAGGCCGCCGACGACGAGCAGGCCCGCGCGGTCGCCGAGCGCCTCGCCGGCCTCGTCGCCGCCGTCTGA
- the rpsI gene encoding 30S ribosomal protein S9 — protein sequence MTTPEEQNVNPEEYVENVEVAADEYVEDVVVAEPAAPIVFDRPVQTVGRRKEAVVRVRLVPGTGKFVLNGRTIEDYFPNKVHQQLVKSPLVTVERVEQFDIHARLNGGGPSGQAGALRLAIARALVEVSPEDRPALKRAGFLTRDARAVERKKYGLKKARKASQYSKR from the coding sequence GTGACGACGCCCGAGGAACAGAACGTGAACCCCGAAGAGTACGTCGAGAACGTCGAGGTCGCCGCTGACGAGTACGTCGAGGACGTCGTCGTCGCGGAGCCTGCCGCCCCGATCGTGTTCGACCGCCCGGTCCAGACCGTCGGTCGCCGCAAGGAGGCCGTCGTCCGCGTCCGCCTCGTTCCCGGCACCGGCAAGTTCGTGCTCAACGGCCGCACCATCGAGGACTACTTCCCGAACAAGGTGCACCAGCAGCTCGTGAAGTCGCCGCTGGTGACCGTCGAGCGCGTCGAGCAGTTCGACATCCACGCTCGCCTCAACGGCGGCGGCCCGTCCGGTCAGGCAGGCGCCCTGCGTCTGGCGATCGCGCGTGCCCTCGTCGAGGTCAGCCCCGAGGATCGCCCCGCGCTCAAGCGCGCCGGCTTCCTCACGCGCGACGCGCGTGCCGTCGAGCGCAAGAAGTACGGCCTGAAGAAGGCCCGCAAGGCCTCGCAGTACTCCAAGCGCTGA
- the rplM gene encoding 50S ribosomal protein L13 yields the protein MSTYTPKAGDVTRQWHVIDATDVVLGRLAVQAANLLRGKHKPTFTPNVDGGDFVVIINADKVAVSGNKRTDKFLYSHSGHPGGLRARSVGEVLDKNPDRLVEKAVTGMLPKNKLGRAMAKKLKVYAGPNHPHAAQQPVPFEIKQVAQ from the coding sequence GTGTCTACGTACACACCGAAAGCCGGCGACGTGACCCGTCAGTGGCACGTCATCGACGCCACTGATGTGGTGCTCGGCCGCCTCGCGGTGCAGGCGGCGAACCTGCTCCGTGGCAAGCACAAGCCCACTTTCACGCCGAACGTCGACGGTGGTGACTTCGTCGTCATCATCAACGCCGACAAGGTTGCCGTCTCCGGCAACAAGCGGACCGACAAGTTCCTCTACAGCCACTCCGGTCACCCGGGTGGTCTCCGCGCTCGTTCCGTCGGCGAGGTTCTCGACAAGAACCCCGACCGCCTCGTGGAGAAGGCCGTCACCGGCATGCTCCCGAAGAACAAGCTCGGCCGCGCCATGGCGAAGAAGCTGAAGGTCTACGCGGGCCCGAACCACCCCCACGCCGCGCAGCAGCCGGTGCCGTTCGAGATCAAGCAGGTGGCACAGTGA
- a CDS encoding WXG100 family type VII secretion target, producing MTEIYQDFGGVAELHAQLVSGQRAIETTLDTIEQQVAPLVATWESDARDRYLATQERWNKAEAGLIQVLHDIGRAVSNGNDNMRDVERLNEARFGG from the coding sequence GTGACCGAGATCTACCAGGACTTCGGCGGCGTCGCGGAACTGCACGCCCAGCTCGTGTCCGGCCAGAGGGCGATCGAGACGACGCTCGACACCATCGAGCAGCAGGTGGCCCCGCTCGTCGCCACCTGGGAGAGCGACGCGAGGGACCGCTACCTCGCCACCCAGGAGCGTTGGAACAAGGCCGAGGCGGGCCTGATCCAGGTGCTGCACGACATCGGCCGTGCCGTGTCGAACGGTAACGACAACATGCGGGACGTCGAGCGGCTCAACGAGGCGCGGTTCGGCGGCTGA
- a CDS encoding WXG100 family type VII secretion target translates to MTHPDGSSNSNQVTTDVELMEVVAGQLQESRNELEATLRQLTGVVQSVPTVWRSDSATRFTGLMERWQTNNTELTRALDELAEAVRTSGRSYAAAVEEQAQSLSAIDPDAGSLLHGSFG, encoded by the coding sequence GTGACCCACCCCGACGGTAGTTCGAATTCGAATCAGGTGACCACCGATGTCGAGCTCATGGAAGTGGTTGCGGGACAACTGCAGGAGTCCCGCAACGAACTCGAGGCGACCCTCCGACAGTTGACCGGGGTGGTGCAGTCCGTGCCCACGGTCTGGCGGAGCGACTCCGCCACCCGGTTCACCGGGCTGATGGAGCGCTGGCAGACCAACAACACCGAATTGACGCGGGCCCTGGACGAACTCGCCGAGGCCGTCCGCACCAGCGGCCGCTCGTACGCCGCCGCCGTCGAGGAACAGGCACAGTCCCTGTCCGCGATCGACCCCGATGCGGGTTCCCTGCTCCACGGCTCGTTCGGCTGA
- a CDS encoding type VII secretion-associated protein — protein sequence MTGPQAFAPPGFALPAFVPPAFALTAGAVHVRWAGVTRRVPALAAPLGDGWVFGEQAGQTDEAIDVAALVHAPARAGRPETGDLLTGLVVYAAATAGTPSVSATVVAVHPTAWNPRRRDLVRAAARQVAADAFLVPVAVAAGLVAAPDTHDRCVVVEFDESGVTATSLGATGPGRPVVDQVARDPGLDPHHPDLAVRLRTLLDAVLRGSEPDVVAVAGEPGEPSGVGLLALFDEPLGPHVQVVPVAAAEMLEALTSAPDEAAQAPPDAGSGAPGSTVLPWLQEVRTRPPESGRSGWMPRAVAATLVAAATAAVIGGAVYLTTGHGPAHGPTETVAADDPGDEDDTGDEDSSATTGSVRSARFEIGPVHLELPDDWYVRDPGASAPGRVELLPGGGTDRRILVVHSTLAEGVDADRVAEVLTARAAERAEVIRDLDTDTTFGDRRVVAYTELPDGYSVVRWSVLVFPRLQVSVGCQYLEGEWNGIRSECEQAVHTLEAG from the coding sequence GTGACCGGACCGCAGGCCTTCGCCCCACCCGGTTTCGCCCTGCCCGCTTTCGTCCCACCCGCATTCGCACTGACGGCAGGAGCCGTCCACGTCCGATGGGCCGGGGTGACCCGGCGTGTCCCCGCCCTCGCCGCCCCGCTCGGCGACGGGTGGGTCTTCGGGGAGCAGGCAGGGCAGACGGACGAGGCGATCGACGTCGCCGCGCTCGTGCACGCACCGGCGCGGGCAGGCCGGCCGGAGACCGGGGACCTGCTGACCGGTCTCGTCGTGTACGCCGCGGCGACCGCCGGAACCCCGTCCGTGTCGGCGACGGTGGTCGCCGTGCACCCGACCGCGTGGAATCCGCGGCGCCGCGATCTCGTCCGTGCTGCGGCCCGGCAGGTCGCGGCCGATGCCTTTCTCGTCCCGGTCGCGGTGGCGGCCGGTCTCGTCGCGGCACCGGACACCCACGATCGGTGCGTGGTGGTCGAATTCGACGAATCCGGAGTCACCGCCACGAGCCTCGGCGCGACGGGACCGGGACGGCCCGTCGTCGACCAGGTCGCCCGGGATCCGGGACTGGACCCGCACCACCCCGATCTCGCCGTACGACTGCGCACCCTGCTCGACGCGGTGCTGCGGGGAAGTGAACCCGACGTGGTGGCCGTCGCGGGGGAGCCCGGCGAGCCCTCCGGCGTCGGGCTGCTCGCCCTGTTCGACGAGCCGCTCGGTCCGCACGTGCAGGTGGTGCCCGTCGCCGCGGCGGAGATGCTCGAGGCCCTGACGTCGGCACCGGACGAGGCGGCACAGGCGCCCCCGGACGCCGGAAGCGGGGCACCCGGATCGACGGTGCTGCCGTGGCTGCAGGAGGTCCGCACCCGCCCGCCGGAGTCCGGTAGGAGCGGGTGGATGCCCCGTGCGGTGGCGGCGACTCTGGTGGCCGCGGCCACGGCCGCCGTGATCGGCGGCGCGGTGTACCTGACCACGGGGCACGGGCCGGCACATGGACCGACGGAGACGGTCGCCGCGGACGATCCGGGGGACGAGGACGATACCGGGGACGAGGACTCGTCCGCGACCACCGGCAGTGTGCGCTCGGCCCGGTTCGAGATCGGGCCGGTGCACCTCGAACTGCCCGACGACTGGTACGTCCGCGACCCCGGCGCCTCGGCCCCGGGGCGGGTCGAACTGCTGCCCGGCGGGGGAACGGACCGGCGGATCCTCGTCGTCCACAGCACCCTGGCCGAGGGGGTGGACGCGGACCGGGTCGCCGAGGTGCTGACCGCGCGTGCCGCCGAACGTGCGGAGGTGATCCGGGATCTCGACACCGACACCACCTTCGGTGACCGCCGCGTCGTCGCCTACACCGAACTGCCCGACGGCTATTCGGTGGTGCGCTGGTCGGTCCTCGTGTTCCCCCGCCTGCAGGTGTCCGTGGGATGCCAGTACCTCGAGGGCGAGTGGAACGGCATCCGGAGCGAGTGCGAGCAGGCCGTCCACACCCTGGAGGCCGGATGA
- the eccCa gene encoding type VII secretion protein EccCa, whose amino-acid sequence MSTVRFVRRPRREAPRVPAGEVSVQPPPDIPRSTPGNLLAKLLPLVMVAAMIGMVALMFSSGMARSPMAMIFPLMMVVSMVGMLANSGRGAGARTAETNEDRKDYLRYLDKLRGEVSETVREQRDALEWTHPDPELLWTLAGTVRMWERRITDPDFGHIRVGRGGQRLATRLVPPEAGPVEDLEPVAALSLRRFVRVHSVVPALPTAVSLRSFATIGIDGDREEARSLARAMLAQSCTFHGPDTVRVAVVCGPDTAGEWEWVKWLPHAQDPEVRDGVGSVRTIYGSVLELETELAPLLAGRGRFVGNAPPAEGVVHLVVVVDGGVTGSGSGVLEGRPDSVTVLDLSGHLSRPAAGRGLRLRVEGGRLGAVTGTTVDFFADADDLSAPQAQTVARRLAPYRLPAGGTADDTVTDDRPATWQDLLGLGDVARFDPVRAWAPRHGRDRLRVPIGVGVDGAPVELDLKEAAENGMGPHGLCIGATGSGKSEFLRTLVLGLIATHPPEALNLVLVDFKGGATFLGLESVPHVAAVITNLADEAAMVDRMKDALEGEMNRRQELLRAAGNFANVGDYEKARAAGVPLDPLPALFIVVDEFSELLSQQPDFADLFVAIGRLGRSLHMHLLLASQRLDEGRLRGLDSHLSYRIGLKTFSANESRSVLGVPDAYHLPSTPGVGYLKTDSADIQRFDAAYVSGPYRPGRAVRRERSAVVAGAARPRVFTARPVAADPEPVGSPVTEPIPVPAAQDGRTVLEVVVDRIRGHGTPAHEVWLPPLDESPSLDTLLPHTVLTGAVPRRASLCTAVGIVDRPYDQRRDPLVVDLSGSAGNVVVVGGPQSGKSTLLRSLIVSAALTHTAEQVQFYCLDFGGGTLSSLAGLPHVGSVAGRHDADRVRRTVAEVSSLLARRERAFAESGIESMAQLRGMRADGTSGADTDPFGDVFLVVDGWPAIRQDFEALEQTIGRIAVQGLSYGIHVVLTAPRWGDVRPAMRDLLGTRLELRLGDPSDSEYGRKRAATVPEGRPGRGIDRDGLHVLAALPRVDGSSEVANLAVAVAAAVEAIAAVTPGRAAPPVRMLPDRLDRSDLLAMLPTGRQAGPGDPVAARLSVPVGIDESELAPVTVDFADSPHLMVFGDSGCGKTALLRTVCRGLTEANTGAQVRIVVGDYRRTMLGVVEGGHLGGYAPSPTVLAGMAKELAGIFERRLPGPETTQQQLRDRSWWTGPEVFVVVDDYDMVATSGQNPLSPLLDYLPQGKDIGLHLVVARRSGGAGRALFEPVLARLRELSSPGLIMSGSREEGVLLGAVKPSPMPPGRGTLVRRTGTTLVQTAWTPEP is encoded by the coding sequence GTGAGTACCGTGCGATTCGTGCGCAGGCCGCGCCGGGAGGCGCCCCGCGTGCCCGCCGGCGAGGTGAGTGTGCAACCGCCACCGGACATTCCCCGCTCCACCCCCGGCAACCTGCTCGCGAAACTGCTGCCGCTGGTCATGGTCGCCGCGATGATCGGCATGGTCGCCCTGATGTTCTCCTCGGGCATGGCCCGCAGCCCGATGGCGATGATCTTCCCCCTCATGATGGTCGTGTCCATGGTGGGCATGCTCGCCAACAGCGGCCGGGGCGCAGGAGCCAGGACCGCCGAGACGAACGAGGACCGCAAGGACTACCTGCGCTATCTCGACAAACTGCGGGGCGAGGTCTCCGAGACCGTGCGCGAACAACGCGACGCGCTGGAGTGGACCCACCCCGACCCGGAACTGTTGTGGACCCTCGCCGGCACCGTGCGGATGTGGGAACGCCGCATCACCGACCCGGATTTCGGGCACATCCGCGTCGGCCGCGGCGGACAGCGTCTCGCCACTCGGCTCGTCCCACCCGAGGCCGGCCCCGTGGAGGACCTCGAACCCGTCGCCGCCCTGTCGCTGCGCCGCTTCGTCCGGGTGCACTCGGTGGTCCCGGCGCTACCGACCGCGGTCTCGTTGCGCAGTTTCGCGACGATCGGCATCGACGGCGACCGGGAGGAGGCGCGCTCGCTCGCGCGGGCGATGCTCGCACAGTCCTGCACCTTCCACGGACCCGACACCGTGCGCGTGGCGGTGGTCTGCGGACCCGACACCGCCGGGGAGTGGGAGTGGGTCAAATGGCTTCCCCACGCGCAGGATCCGGAGGTGCGGGACGGGGTGGGCAGTGTGCGGACGATCTACGGGTCCGTGCTCGAACTCGAGACCGAGCTGGCGCCGCTGCTGGCCGGCCGCGGCCGGTTCGTCGGCAACGCCCCACCGGCCGAGGGTGTCGTCCACCTGGTGGTGGTCGTCGACGGTGGGGTCACCGGTTCCGGATCCGGTGTCCTCGAGGGCCGGCCCGACTCGGTCACCGTGCTCGATCTGTCCGGGCACCTGTCCCGTCCCGCGGCCGGACGCGGACTGCGGCTGCGGGTGGAGGGCGGACGGCTCGGGGCGGTCACGGGTACGACGGTGGACTTCTTCGCCGACGCCGACGATCTCAGCGCACCGCAGGCCCAGACCGTCGCGCGGCGCCTGGCGCCCTACCGACTTCCCGCCGGCGGGACCGCCGACGACACCGTCACCGACGACCGGCCCGCCACCTGGCAGGACCTGCTGGGACTGGGGGACGTCGCCCGGTTCGATCCCGTCCGGGCCTGGGCGCCGCGGCACGGGCGCGACCGGCTGCGGGTCCCGATCGGTGTCGGCGTCGACGGCGCCCCCGTCGAACTCGACCTCAAGGAGGCCGCCGAGAACGGTATGGGTCCGCACGGATTGTGTATCGGAGCAACAGGTTCCGGAAAAAGTGAGTTCCTGCGCACCCTGGTGCTCGGGCTGATCGCGACTCATCCACCGGAGGCTCTCAATCTCGTCCTCGTCGACTTCAAGGGCGGCGCAACCTTCCTCGGACTCGAATCGGTTCCCCACGTCGCGGCGGTCATCACCAACCTCGCCGACGAGGCCGCGATGGTCGACCGGATGAAGGACGCCCTCGAGGGCGAGATGAACCGCCGGCAGGAACTGCTCCGTGCCGCGGGGAACTTCGCCAACGTCGGCGACTACGAGAAGGCTCGCGCGGCAGGGGTGCCGCTCGATCCGCTGCCCGCCCTGTTCATCGTCGTCGACGAGTTCTCCGAACTGCTGTCGCAGCAACCCGACTTCGCCGACCTGTTCGTCGCCATCGGCCGGCTCGGACGGTCGCTGCACATGCACCTGCTGCTCGCCAGTCAACGCCTCGACGAGGGGCGGCTGCGCGGACTCGACAGCCACCTGTCCTACCGCATCGGCCTGAAGACCTTCTCCGCGAACGAATCCCGCAGCGTCCTCGGTGTACCCGACGCCTACCACCTGCCGTCGACCCCCGGCGTCGGCTACCTCAAGACCGACTCGGCCGACATCCAGAGATTCGACGCGGCGTACGTGTCCGGACCGTACCGACCCGGACGTGCGGTGCGACGGGAACGCTCGGCGGTGGTGGCCGGGGCGGCACGGCCACGGGTGTTCACCGCCCGGCCGGTGGCCGCCGATCCCGAACCTGTAGGGTCACCGGTCACCGAACCGATCCCGGTCCCCGCCGCGCAGGACGGCCGGACGGTGCTCGAGGTCGTCGTCGACCGGATCCGCGGGCACGGCACCCCCGCCCACGAGGTGTGGCTCCCGCCGCTCGACGAATCCCCCTCGCTCGACACGCTTCTGCCGCACACGGTGCTCACCGGGGCGGTGCCGCGCCGGGCGTCGCTGTGCACGGCGGTGGGGATCGTCGACCGCCCCTACGACCAGCGGCGCGACCCGCTCGTGGTCGACCTGTCGGGTTCGGCGGGCAACGTCGTGGTCGTCGGCGGTCCCCAGTCCGGCAAGTCGACGTTGCTGCGCAGCCTGATCGTGTCGGCGGCCCTCACCCACACCGCCGAGCAGGTGCAGTTCTACTGCCTGGACTTCGGTGGGGGAACACTGTCCTCACTGGCCGGGCTGCCGCACGTCGGGTCCGTCGCGGGTCGCCACGACGCCGACCGGGTGCGCCGTACCGTCGCGGAGGTGTCCTCCCTCCTGGCCCGGCGCGAACGTGCCTTCGCCGAAAGCGGAATCGAGTCGATGGCGCAACTGCGCGGCATGCGCGCCGACGGCACATCCGGTGCGGACACCGACCCGTTCGGGGACGTCTTCCTCGTCGTCGACGGATGGCCCGCGATTCGCCAGGACTTCGAGGCGCTCGAACAGACCATCGGCAGAATCGCCGTGCAGGGGCTCTCCTACGGCATCCACGTGGTGCTCACCGCCCCGCGGTGGGGAGACGTGCGGCCCGCCATGCGCGACCTGCTCGGGACCCGACTCGAACTGCGCCTCGGCGACCCGTCGGACTCCGAGTACGGCCGCAAACGCGCCGCGACGGTCCCGGAGGGCCGCCCCGGCCGGGGCATCGACCGCGACGGCCTCCACGTCCTCGCGGCCCTGCCGCGTGTCGACGGCAGTTCCGAGGTCGCGAATCTCGCGGTGGCCGTGGCCGCGGCGGTGGAGGCGATCGCCGCCGTCACCCCGGGACGCGCCGCTCCGCCGGTGCGGATGCTTCCCGACCGGCTCGATCGCTCCGACCTCCTCGCGATGCTGCCCACCGGCCGCCAGGCCGGACCCGGCGATCCCGTCGCGGCCCGGCTCTCCGTGCCCGTCGGAATCGACGAGTCCGAACTCGCGCCGGTGACGGTGGATTTCGCCGACAGCCCGCACCTGATGGTCTTCGGCGACTCCGGATGCGGCAAGACCGCGCTGTTGCGCACCGTCTGCCGCGGCCTGACGGAGGCGAACACCGGAGCGCAGGTCCGGATCGTCGTGGGGGACTACCGCCGCACGATGCTCGGTGTCGTCGAGGGCGGCCATCTCGGTGGTTACGCGCCCTCGCCGACCGTGCTGGCCGGCATGGCGAAGGAACTGGCGGGGATCTTCGAACGGCGGCTGCCCGGCCCGGAGACCACGCAGCAGCAACTGCGCGACCGGTCGTGGTGGACCGGCCCGGAGGTGTTCGTCGTGGTCGACGACTACGACATGGTGGCGACCTCGGGCCAGAACCCGCTGAGCCCGCTGCTCGACTACCTCCCGCAGGGCAAGGACATCGGCCTGCACCTCGTGGTCGCGCGGCGTTCCGGTGGTGCCGGCCGCGCCCTGTTCGAACCGGTGCTGGCGCGGCTGCGCGAACTGTCGAGCCCCGGCCTGATCATGAGCGGGAGCCGTGAGGAGGGTGTACTGCTGGGCGCGGTGAAGCCGTCGCCGATGCCCCCGGGCCGCGGAACGCTCGTGCGCCGCACCGGCACCACACTCGTGCAGACGGCCTGGACACCCGAGCCGTGA
- the eccD gene encoding type VII secretion integral membrane protein EccD, which produces MTSVRVRSGPAGSVGAPALCRITVLARHTEVDLALPVDVPVALLLPGLVDLVAGHRRDNEFDATPERTRPDAWTLGRLGREPLSGALTLDEHGIRDGEMLVLGDAGSPAPPPLFDDVMYSVAASDRESVPWGSGPAGLIAAILAPLTVAVGCAPSLFLPDGITRIVTGVVCAALSLVLVPTSAILTRLHGDDRTATAVGLCSLPTAFTAGAVLVPGGIGAPGLLLGATLTGVVAVFALRVVRTGVTVFTALAAISAALALGSVLATTLDVGVRALGAGGVVAAVVLAGLAPRLAGVAARLPIPSVPAPGAPLDPETTGDGTAGSGATGSGTELPSLDELEARAARARAYLTGVLYAVVALATAGAWLAALPVDGDPFLPGIGLGVAAAAVLMFRGRTYTAAAQAAPLVAGGAVLLLGLLAGAAVFAVAPPWVVFGAAVTSACGAFLLGVVAPRRTFTPVHRRIAEIVEYACIAAVVPSACWVADLYSAVRGL; this is translated from the coding sequence ATGACTTCTGTGCGTGTGCGATCCGGGCCGGCGGGTTCGGTAGGTGCGCCGGCACTGTGCCGGATCACAGTGCTCGCCCGTCACACGGAGGTCGATCTCGCGTTGCCGGTGGATGTTCCGGTGGCCCTTCTGCTGCCGGGTCTCGTCGATCTCGTGGCGGGGCACCGGCGGGACAACGAGTTCGACGCGACACCGGAACGCACCCGGCCCGACGCCTGGACCCTCGGCCGCCTCGGGCGGGAGCCGCTGTCCGGCGCCCTGACCCTCGACGAGCACGGAATCCGCGACGGGGAGATGCTGGTTCTCGGTGATGCCGGCTCACCTGCTCCCCCACCGCTCTTCGACGACGTGATGTACAGCGTCGCAGCGTCGGACCGGGAGTCGGTGCCGTGGGGTTCCGGGCCCGCGGGTCTGATCGCGGCGATCCTGGCCCCGCTCACGGTCGCCGTAGGCTGTGCGCCGTCGCTGTTCCTGCCCGACGGCATCACCCGGATCGTGACGGGCGTGGTGTGTGCGGCACTGTCACTGGTGCTCGTCCCCACCTCCGCGATCCTCACCCGCCTGCACGGCGACGACCGCACCGCGACCGCCGTCGGACTGTGCTCGCTCCCAACGGCGTTCACCGCCGGTGCGGTGCTGGTGCCCGGCGGGATCGGCGCTCCCGGACTGCTTCTCGGAGCCACGCTCACCGGGGTGGTCGCGGTGTTCGCGCTGCGGGTCGTGCGCACGGGGGTGACCGTGTTCACCGCTCTCGCCGCGATCTCGGCCGCCCTGGCACTCGGCAGCGTCCTCGCCACGACCCTGGACGTGGGTGTGCGGGCGCTCGGGGCCGGTGGCGTCGTGGCGGCGGTGGTGCTCGCCGGGCTGGCGCCCCGGCTGGCGGGTGTCGCCGCGCGCCTGCCGATCCCCTCCGTGCCCGCGCCCGGCGCTCCTCTGGACCCGGAAACCACGGGCGACGGGACCGCGGGGAGCGGGGCAACGGGCAGCGGGACCGAACTTCCCTCCCTGGACGAACTCGAGGCCCGAGCGGCACGAGCACGCGCCTACCTCACCGGTGTGCTCTACGCGGTGGTGGCGCTCGCGACCGCCGGAGCCTGGCTCGCGGCGCTCCCCGTGGACGGTGATCCCTTCCTCCCCGGTATCGGGCTCGGGGTCGCGGCGGCGGCGGTGCTGATGTTCCGGGGCCGCACGTACACCGCGGCGGCGCAGGCGGCGCCGCTGGTGGCCGGGGGTGCGGTGCTGCTGCTCGGTCTGCTCGCCGGGGCCGCCGTCTTCGCGGTGGCGCCCCCGTGGGTCGTGTTCGGGGCGGCGGTCACGTCGGCGTGCGGGGCGTTCCTGCTGGGTGTGGTCGCACCACGGCGCACGTTCACGCCGGTGCACCGCCGGATCGCCGAGATCGTCGAGTACGCGTGCATCGCGGCGGTCGTACCGTCGGCGTGCTGGGTGGCCGATCTCTACTCGGCCGTGCGGGGTCTGTGA